One Bufo gargarizans isolate SCDJY-AF-19 chromosome 4, ASM1485885v1, whole genome shotgun sequence DNA window includes the following coding sequences:
- the LOC122936194 gene encoding uncharacterized protein LOC122936194, translated as MMKSKEITRFQLKTETQDWCKMAQRVVAVIYIVLILGKEFQAEPIAVPGPSSGIMLQDTTGFILTNKRILSQKIYVSLDPRVFVERQFNISEISSPEIKIWYQMHIGYSQERVTQILEQTRKTMTREQFSTSRRPKRFISAITAAIIFAVVGTVIATGVSAVNSISVKTLELEIGSLKRNLMSIHAEMENQKKHLSDLYSVVEDTVVTTNLHSKLLTHSINLQKSNEQFKQELISLKERIDFHTQVYHDEVQSGMQDLREGRIPLYFVSYDIIRKMLQQVSEEKVEDFQLNLAFNMGIAIPLYMDPIKMEICFLLSIPVVSTNNVFQMKRVHNVGTWKDNIHVRIQTPDIVAYQPWKPDWLSVPILDNCVTFRDNNFQCEGDPFNYDATNTLCGLEYETHGSEKCQVTLSKIEEDKVVNAVLIQDKWLVSTRLPDMTVFSNDHVMVKVIALPSRVSIVKVPRNSRIMIGNRTLYPVDIGDVEGEVESIDAFQNQEITINPDLKFLLDNKPSHTVRMVIRKDNVTMDTLQYSVSDTDMLHPSVWSWGADYVWGVLIVIILGWLSFLTIQVVRWLRFFRKTLAKLWLEHYKPNLRTRVLEEPE; from the coding sequence ATGATGAAGAGTAAAGAGATAAcaaggttccagctaaagacaGAAACCCAGGATTGGTGCAAAATGGCACAGAGGGTTGTTGCCGTTATCTACAtcgtcctgatcttggggaaggagttccagGCCGAGCCGATTGCTGTACCAGGCCCTTCATCTGGGATCATGCTACAGGATACCACGGGATTCATCTTGACGAATAAGAGGATTCTATCCCAAAAGATCTACGTCAGTTTGGACCCACGTGTCTTCGTCGAGAGACAGTTCAACATTTCTGAGATTTCGTCTCCGGAGATAAAGATTTGGTATCAAATGCACATCGGCTATTCCCAAGAAAGAGTTACACAGATCCTGGAACAGACAAGGAAAACCATGACCAGAGAACAGTTTTCAACAAGTCGACGACCAAAGCGGTTCATTTCTGCAATTACAGCCGCCATAATCTTTGCCGTAGTGGGCACTGTCATTGCCACCGGTGTATCGGCTGTTAATTCCATCTCCGttaagacattggaacttgagaTCGGTTCACTGAAAAGGAACCTAATGAGTATTCATGCAGAGATGGAGAATCAGAAGAAACATTTATCGGACTTATATTCCGTTGTAGAGGATACTGTCGTTACTACCAACTTACACTCAAAATTATTGACTCATTCAATAAATCTTCAGAAAAGTAATGAACAGTTTAAACAAGAACTTATTTCCCTAAAAGAACGCATTGACTTCCATACTCAAGTCTATCATGATGAAGTACAAAGTGGGATGCAGGACTTAAGGGAAGGACGCATTCCCCTGTATTTTGTTTCTTATGATATCATTCGTAAAATGCTACAACAGGTCAGTGAAGAGAAAGTAGAGGACTTTCAACTGAACTTAGCGTTCAACATGGGGATTGCCATACCATTGTATATGGATCCTATAAAGATGGAAATCTGTTTTCTTCTGTCAATTCCCGTTGTTTCTACAAATAATGTGTTCCAAATGAAAAGAGTTCATAATGTGGGCACTTGGAAAGACAATATCCACGTTAGAATTCAAACTCCTGACATTGTAGCCTATCAGCCCTGGAAACCGGACTGGCTTTCTGTCCCGATTCTGGACAATTGCGTAACATTCCGGGACAACAATTTCCAGTGCGAAGGCGATCCTTTCAATTATGACGCAACTAACACGTTGTGTGGTCTTGAATATGAGACACATGGATCAGAAAAGTGCCAGGTGACCCTGTCTAAAATCGAGGAGGATAAGGTAGTGAACGCTGTTTTGATACAAGACAAGTGGCTTGTTAGTACCCGTTTACCAGATATGACTGTTTTTTCAAATGATCATGTGATGGTGAAAGTCATTGCCCTACCTTCTCGCGTCTCCATTGTAAAAGTGCCCCGTAATTCCAGGATTATGATTGGAAACCGTACTCTATATCCGGTCGACATAGGGGACGTTGAGGGGGAAGTGGAGAGTATTGATGCCTTCCAAAACCAAGAGATTACCATAAATCCAGATTTAAAATTTCTGCTAGACAACAAGCCTAGCCACACAGTCCGCATGGTAATCAGGAAGGATAACGTCACCATGGACACGTTACAGTATTCTGTGTCGGACACTGATATGTTACATCCTTCTGTGTGGTCATGGGGGGCGGATTATGTATGGGGTGTGCTGATTGTCATCATTCTGGGATGGTTAAGTTTCCTGACCATCCAAGTGGTGCGTTGGTTAAGATTCTTCAGAAAAACTTTAGCAAAGCTTTGGTTAGAACATTACAAACCGAATCTGCGCACCCGGGTTCTTGAAGAACCCGAATGA